A DNA window from Undibacterium sp. YM2 contains the following coding sequences:
- a CDS encoding transporter substrate-binding domain-containing protein, translating into MMTFKFKILRLACLTLLSLLSATSLATSLAEIKQRGKLVVGVKKDVLLWGYQDSSGKIVGMEPDLAQSIATDLGVQLELVGVLTAERIDAVKSGQVDILIATLTDTPERQKELNLILPHYYSSGVNLLTRKSENFKEWTDLKNRRVCSRRGAFYNRRVTVTYGADVVALYSNDWSKQALRDGRCAALVYDDTAIAAMLRAPEWANDFVMPMTTIFTTPWSIAIAPAERGGDLEKYLSKTIINWHRNGYLQQVEKSWSIPPSRFLDDMHKTWNKRSGDKWLCGDSITPSTPKECL; encoded by the coding sequence ATGATGACATTCAAATTCAAGATATTACGCCTGGCCTGTTTGACACTGCTGAGTTTGTTGAGCGCCACTTCGCTGGCCACCAGCCTGGCCGAGATCAAGCAACGCGGCAAACTCGTCGTCGGTGTCAAGAAAGATGTACTGCTGTGGGGCTATCAGGACAGCAGTGGCAAAATCGTAGGCATGGAGCCAGACCTTGCGCAAAGCATCGCCACTGATCTTGGCGTGCAACTGGAACTGGTCGGCGTGCTGACGGCTGAACGCATAGACGCCGTCAAAAGCGGCCAGGTCGATATCCTGATTGCCACTCTTACTGATACGCCGGAAAGGCAAAAGGAACTGAACCTCATCCTGCCACATTACTATAGTTCAGGTGTGAACCTGCTGACCCGCAAGAGCGAAAACTTCAAGGAATGGACAGACCTGAAAAACCGTCGCGTTTGCAGCCGTCGTGGTGCCTTTTATAACCGCCGTGTGACGGTGACTTATGGTGCTGATGTCGTCGCCCTGTATTCCAACGACTGGTCCAAGCAGGCTTTGCGCGATGGCCGTTGTGCGGCTCTCGTGTATGACGATACGGCTATAGCAGCCATGTTGCGCGCCCCTGAATGGGCGAATGACTTTGTCATGCCGATGACCACGATATTCACGACACCCTGGTCCATCGCGATTGCCCCGGCAGAGCGTGGTGGCGATCTGGAAAAATATCTTTCCAAGACCATTATCAACTGGCACAGGAATGGCTATCTGCAGCAAGTCGAAAAATCCTGGTCCATACCACCATCACGCTTTCTCGATGACATGCACAAGACCTGGAACAAGAGAAGTGGCGACAAATGGTTATGCGGTGACAGCATCACCCCCAGCACACCGAAAGAATGCCTGTGA
- a CDS encoding bifunctional 2-polyprenyl-6-hydroxyphenol methylase/3-demethylubiquinol 3-O-methyltransferase UbiG has translation MKDDLPAPARDNHQIAEAMTDLYDRYYTSHEYEKRYPKPNQGTLHFLFDNGAREAKDILDFGCGNGRYALPLLQQTNARLTGFDISHAAIAELSRFLQNNPHAERMRLFEGDAQILNGQGDYDLVMLMFGVLSHVGDHTARLATLRQLRSLMRPEGKLVLSVPSIFRRRPFELFAAYWQRMTGKARDTQKEPGNILFTRNIDKQAHQFFYHLYSVAGLRAELQEAGFAITALSPESLLPEWMITQHDLLGKLDEALLPLLPAALGYGIRAVAVPT, from the coding sequence GTGAAAGATGATTTGCCAGCACCCGCTCGTGACAATCATCAAATCGCCGAGGCGATGACGGATTTGTATGACCGTTATTACACCAGCCATGAATACGAAAAGCGCTATCCCAAGCCCAACCAGGGCACCCTGCACTTCCTGTTTGATAATGGCGCAAGAGAGGCAAAAGACATACTCGATTTTGGTTGCGGTAATGGCCGCTATGCCCTGCCCCTGTTACAGCAAACCAATGCGAGGCTGACCGGTTTTGATATCTCACATGCAGCGATAGCCGAGCTGTCACGTTTTTTACAAAACAATCCGCATGCAGAGCGCATGCGTCTGTTCGAAGGTGACGCACAAATCCTCAATGGGCAGGGTGACTATGACCTGGTCATGCTGATGTTTGGTGTGCTCAGCCATGTTGGCGACCATACTGCCAGGCTGGCTACGCTGAGGCAATTGCGCAGCCTGATGCGGCCTGAGGGCAAGCTGGTGCTCAGCGTACCCAGCATTTTCCGCCGCCGCCCCTTCGAGTTATTTGCAGCATACTGGCAGCGCATGACAGGCAAGGCGCGTGATACGCAAAAAGAACCGGGCAATATTTTGTTTACCCGCAATATAGACAAACAGGCGCACCAGTTTTTTTATCACCTGTATTCAGTCGCTGGCTTGCGTGCAGAATTGCAGGAAGCAGGCTTTGCCATCACCGCGCTGTCACCAGAAAGCCTGCTGCCAGAATGGATGATTACCCAGCATGACCTGTTGGGCAAGCTTGATGAAGCCCTGCTACCCTTGCTGCCAGCGGCGCTCGGCTATGGCATACGTGCAGTGGCTGTACCCACATAG
- a CDS encoding polar amino acid ABC transporter permease, with the protein MDGTEIFQHLLTWTPFLLGGFAMNIWISLVAMIIGTGIGWVLASLRLSSHPRRVKASLVATEFSRSIPTIVFQFYLAFMLPSEILLPYFKTIISFPVWIKAALALAIAVIGFTSDNLTIAMDEWKKGNHHAAFLFIPSWTSYALIIVMASSTASIIGVSELVSRCNTVINATGNTALMLPIYLYACLFFFCFCYPLTLLMKRISRQLKLRYGMES; encoded by the coding sequence ATGGACGGCACAGAAATCTTCCAGCACCTGCTGACCTGGACACCATTTTTGCTCGGCGGCTTTGCCATGAACATCTGGATATCCCTTGTCGCCATGATCATAGGCACGGGCATAGGCTGGGTACTTGCATCCTTGCGTTTATCCAGCCATCCGCGCCGTGTCAAAGCCAGCCTGGTGGCTACCGAGTTTTCGCGCAGCATACCAACTATCGTGTTCCAGTTTTACCTGGCCTTCATGCTGCCATCTGAAATCCTGCTGCCTTATTTCAAGACCATCATCAGCTTCCCGGTATGGATCAAGGCCGCATTGGCACTGGCGATTGCCGTCATTGGTTTCACCAGCGATAACCTGACGATAGCGATGGATGAATGGAAAAAAGGTAACCACCATGCCGCCTTCCTGTTCATCCCCAGCTGGACCAGCTATGCACTCATCATCGTCATGGCCTCGAGCACAGCATCCATCATCGGCGTCAGCGAACTGGTCAGCCGCTGCAATACCGTTATCAATGCGACAGGCAATACGGCTTTGATGCTGCCGATTTATTTGTATGCCTGTTTGTTCTTCTTTTGCTTTTGTTATCCGCTGACTTTATTGATGAAGCGGATTTCGCGGCAGTTGAAGTTGCGGTATGGGATGGAGAGTTGA
- a CDS encoding transporter substrate-binding domain-containing protein, with amino-acid sequence MTAVQAQAAKSPAASERLTLIRERGAIVVGVKTDYPPFGMLDANGVPEGFEHDLAADIAKRLGVQLRKVSVTGSNRLQKLQEGVIDLVIATTGDTEERRQIVTMIEPNYYASGVTLFMPPTANIKDWADTRGHPVCATQGSYFNRVMQQRYLMELQMYNNARDAKLAVKDGRCIGYLFDNTAVINDLANPEWKGYKAPLPPTLNTPWAMAISKSEKGTEFEKMLGDIVADWHRSGFLQEREKAWGIAPSKFLADTHALWQKEEGDKTPFCHRMPDGSWRAECRNQVFLTSTDVGGLAQLGLWLNETTGINLTLVYDSFDRRQFFYGLLVTLVLTVFCITCSLLLGWAGAVFAESRISLLSVTARLLGTVGRMTPPLLCMYLLLFGVGAILSETAGIALSAFGVVLFCLSVYTGAGVMTALLDAATAYRLQHGEFRLRFANTSQIARLASGSVTASLINVSKATMMASAVAVPELLSATTSIINERGNVGVMMNALLLTFLLIIFAVVRVIRQLEQKILARVA; translated from the coding sequence ATGACAGCAGTACAGGCACAAGCAGCGAAGTCACCTGCTGCAAGCGAGAGACTGACACTGATACGCGAACGTGGCGCAATCGTCGTTGGCGTCAAAACCGATTACCCACCGTTTGGCATGCTGGACGCCAATGGCGTGCCCGAAGGTTTCGAGCATGACCTGGCAGCCGACATCGCCAAACGCCTTGGCGTGCAATTACGCAAGGTCAGCGTCACTGGCAGCAACCGTCTGCAAAAATTACAGGAAGGCGTGATCGACCTGGTGATCGCCACGACGGGAGACACGGAAGAACGCCGCCAGATCGTGACCATGATAGAACCGAATTATTATGCGTCCGGCGTCACCCTGTTCATGCCGCCGACAGCAAACATCAAGGACTGGGCAGATACCCGTGGCCATCCTGTATGCGCAACACAAGGCTCTTACTTCAACCGTGTCATGCAGCAGCGTTATCTGATGGAATTGCAGATGTATAACAATGCCAGAGATGCCAAACTGGCTGTCAAGGATGGGCGTTGCATAGGCTATCTGTTCGACAATACCGCCGTCATCAATGATCTCGCCAACCCTGAATGGAAAGGCTATAAAGCACCCTTGCCGCCCACCCTGAACACACCTTGGGCGATGGCTATCAGCAAGAGTGAAAAAGGCACGGAATTTGAAAAAATGCTAGGCGATATCGTCGCCGACTGGCACCGCAGCGGCTTTTTGCAAGAGCGGGAAAAAGCCTGGGGTATAGCGCCATCAAAATTCCTGGCGGATACCCACGCACTGTGGCAAAAAGAGGAAGGCGACAAGACACCCTTTTGCCACCGCATGCCAGACGGTAGCTGGCGCGCGGAATGTCGTAACCAGGTATTCCTGACATCAACAGATGTAGGTGGTCTGGCGCAACTTGGTCTGTGGCTCAATGAAACCACGGGCATCAACCTGACCCTGGTGTATGACAGCTTTGACCGCAGACAGTTCTTTTATGGCTTGCTGGTTACGCTGGTGCTAACGGTTTTTTGCATCACTTGCAGCCTCTTGCTGGGCTGGGCGGGTGCAGTATTTGCCGAATCCAGAATATCGCTATTATCAGTCACGGCACGGCTGCTGGGTACGGTAGGCCGTATGACGCCACCCTTGCTGTGCATGTATCTGCTACTGTTTGGCGTGGGCGCAATACTCAGTGAAACTGCCGGCATCGCGCTGTCTGCCTTTGGCGTGGTCTTGTTTTGCCTCAGCGTGTATACCGGCGCTGGCGTCATGACAGCCTTGCTGGATGCAGCAACGGCTTACCGTTTGCAACATGGTGAATTTCGCCTGCGCTTTGCCAATACCTCGCAAATCGCCAGGCTGGCCAGCGGCTCGGTGACAGCATCGCTGATCAATGTATCCAAGGCTACCATGATGGCGTCTGCCGTGGCCGTGCCAGAACTATTGTCGGCCACCACGTCCATCATCAATGAACGCGGCAATGTCGGTGTCATGATGAATGCCCTGCTCTTGACCTTTTTGCTGATTATCTTTGCCGTGGTGCGTGTCATACGCCAGCTTGAACAAAAAATCCTGGCGAGGGTCGCATGA